The following proteins come from a genomic window of Cyanobacterium sp. T60_A2020_053:
- a CDS encoding transposase, which yields TVGHTGTYAWGDLPSWAIAYGLSSNGESVNQESPTITRRV from the coding sequence ACCGTAGGGCATACGGGAACATACGCTTGGGGAGATTTGCCCTCTTGGGCGATTGCCTATGGGCTGTCGTCTAACGGCGAGTCGGTGAACCAAGAATCCCCCACTATAACCCGTAGGGTTTAG